The following nucleotide sequence is from Fructobacillus americanaquae.
GAAGAGGGCGTTGGTCAGGGGATTCGAAATGCTGGTATCAAGCGTTCAGAAGTATTTGTGACAACGAAATTAGCTGCTGAGGTCAAGGATTATAAAACAGCGAAAGCCGAAATCGATAATGCTTTAAGCAGGCTCAAGGTTGACTATATTGACCTCTTGTTAATTCATTCGCCAAAGCCTTGGGCTGATTATAAGGGGACTGATCATTATTTTGAGGGAAATTTAGCGACATGGCAAGCTATGGAAGAGGCATACGCTGAGGGTAAGGTCAAAGCAATTGGTGTGGCAAACTTTGAACAGGTGGACCTGCAAAATTTAATTAAGAACGGTCACATTAAGCCGATGGTGAATCAAGTCTTGGCACATATTGGGCACATGCCACTTGAATTAATCAATTATGCTCAGCAGCATGACATCTTAGTTGAGGCACATTCACCATTCGGTCATGGTGATTTG
It contains:
- a CDS encoding aldo/keto reductase; translation: MLEETYQLSNQVKIPKIAFGTWLLDNQEVVGAVENAIKVGYRHIDTASAYGNEEGVGQGIRNAGIKRSEVFVTTKLAAEVKDYKTAKAEIDNALSRLKVDYIDLLLIHSPKPWADYKGTDHYFEGNLATWQAMEEAYAEGKVKAIGVANFEQVDLQNLIKNGHIKPMVNQVLAHIGHMPLELINYAQQHDILVEAHSPFGHGDLMNNVEIKQLASKLNVTVPQLAVRYLLELGLLPLPKASTVEHMKMNAATNFVIPTEMMQKLTEFSGLKYSDSTSVFPVYQ